The region TGAAGAAACTCTGGCATCTAATTTCATCACTTTGAAAGCGGGTGTCTTAGCTTGAAACACACACTGGGTTTTGAAGGCTTGTTTTGATACTGCTCCGTCTGTCACCAGGGAAGAACTTCTTGAGGGCGGCACAGATGAACATGAACTTTGCCACGTGGGGACGATTTATGATGAGCGTCCTTCCCCCCTGCAACAGCAATGTCACTGCTATGAGCCCCCCCTTGGCAACCGCAGATGTTACTTCACCTCCCTCAGCTGAGAAAAAACCCATATCTACACCTCCTCCCTCAGGGTGAGAGCCACAATACCGCAGGGTTTGATTAAATGGGTTGGTTTGGCTGTCTCTCCCTAGTCCTGCTGCCACTGCCAGCTCTGGCTCCACCAATGACAATGCCTATTCTGGTATATGTCGTACTGTTGATCCTGTTACTATTTTCTCTGCTTGTTCTCATGACTCATCCTGCTGGTGGTCGTTGTCACTAGTACTCCCTGTCACTGCACGAGTAATTTTAGAACTTTCAGACTTGACAGCAAAATTCAGTCAAATCACCAGTATACTATAGTAATGAATACAAGGTGTGGGTAATACTCTTATCGCATCTAAAAGCTTTGCTTGATCAAGAAGtcaattcattttcacttcattatTGAGACAGTGGAGATTTGCTTGGGAAGCTGTGTTTACAACAGATGTTTTGAGGCTACTAACCAGTGGTGTAAATCTGGGCTCTACTTACCTTCCACGTCATACTGATGTTCAGCTGTAATATGACAGATTGAATGAAGTTATCGAGagaatgtattaaaataatCAGTCAGAATTTGGAGATAATGATTCCCTCTGGATGCCTGTCTTGGcatgacttgtgtgtgtgtgtgtgtgtttgtagagatTCAGCGGTGGTCAAACTAAACTTCAGTGAAGAACGTCCACCCAAACCTCCACGTCTCCTGGTTACCAAGACGCCCACATCAGAGACGGCCAGTTCCATGGTAAAAAATCTCTCCAAGGCTCTATGGGGAAAGAACTTAAGGGCCTGTTTTAATTTTAGTACAGTACTTGGTGGTTTGAGGTatcttctctgttctttgaTGCGTCACTGTGTAACTCTTTACTAAGCCAAACAATGACTCTGCATTTAGAGTTTCCCAAATTAGTCTTATCAGCCTGGCCTACTAGAGTGGCATGGTTGACACATGTCATGTACCTAGAAAAATGTTTAATAGCTTTTGTCTGTATCCTTTTtgcactttctctgtgtgtctctgtcattgtctctctctgtctgtctctctctttcacctttgttcctgtcattctctctaGAATTCCAGAGCACATTCCACTGATGACAATCAAGTATCTAAGGGCACAAGAGTGCATCAGCCTTCTCTTAAGTATGTGTCTGCCTTTGTTTTAGGGACAACAGCTGtatgcatcatttaaaaaaaaactcaacctAAGTACCATCACAGATTTCAtatatccatctctctctctctctccaggaggAAAGAGGGCATTCAGATGGAAGATTTCAGTTGTATCTCAGTGCTGGGCAGAGGGCACTTTGGAAAGGTTTgatattctcctttttttcatgcacaaagacaaaaccaaagatgtcatttgtttgtgagCTGACAGTCCTTCCCTCCCGTGCTGTCCTAACCCAGGTGCTGCTGGCGGAGTATAAGAGGACAGGGAAACTGTATGCCATTAAAGCTCTGAAGAAGGGCGATGTGGTGACGCGGGATGAGGTGGACAGGTGAGAGCCGACCCTTTGGTTTtggttatttattcatttctttagttttattCAGGGGAACAGTCACATCGTAACCATAAACTGACATACTGTAGTTGTCAGCTAAGCACGCTCAGCGCatgctttattttgtttgtttgtttattttagtgtttgtttgtttgtttgtgcattggCAGTCTAATGTGTGAGAAGCGGATCTTTGAAACGATAAACGCTTCCCATCATCCCTTCCTGGTGAATCTCCACGGATGTTTCCAAACAGCAgatcatgtgtgttttgtgatggaATATTCTCCTGGAGGGGATCtaatgacacacatacacagcagcaTTTTTACAGATCGACAGACACGGTACGGCATTTACACGCAACTTGCATGGCTGTCTTACTATGTACCACGCACGGAGGGCAACAtacatacagttacacacacacacacaaatacacaatcacgcacatgcacgcatgagGCCTGctacacacgtatacacagaCGTTCACACCATAGAATTCACTCCTCCTCCACAGACGTTCACACCATAGAACTCAGAGCACTGCTGTCCTTGTGAAGCTACTTTCTCcacttctgtttgtgtgaatgacGTGACTGTTGGACCACATGTAAAAATCTGTCTGACTGAGCTCtacctgtctgtgtctgttgcaGGTTCTATTCTGCCTGTGTGCTCCTTGGACTGGAGTTTCTGCACCTCAATAAGATAGTTTACcggtaaacacacactcctctcctgtCTATATGTCTGTGGATGAGACTGTACTGAGatagtgttttttcccctcatctcATGGcatgacttttttcccccctctggcTTAAAAGGGATTTGAAGCTTGACAATCTCTTGATGGATGCGGATGGCTATGTGCGTATAGCAGATTTCGGTCTTTGTAAAGAAGGTAAGACCGCGCTGATCGCTTGTGAACTTTATCTGTCTCTTCgcttatctgtgtgtttgttgggttGCTGAGCAGCATACCTCTCTCTTGTGCAGGTATGGGCCATGGTGACCGAACATCCACGTTTTGTGGAACACCTGAATTTCTGGCCCCTGAGGTCTTGACTGAAAGCACGTACACCCGTGCTGTGGACTGGTGGGGACTGGGAGTCCTCATCTACGAGATGCTGGTCGGAGAGGTTCgttacgtacacacacaccaggcacacacacacacctcggaTACTGACCCCTTTCATATTACTGACTGCTCAGTACAGTatgtgttttagttttgggACAGATTATGTGATACTGTAGCTGGTTTGATCATGTCTGGATttcctctcttgttctctcttagTCTCCATTCCCaggtgatgatgaagaagaggtGTTTGATAGCATAGTGAATGAAGAAGTAAGGTACCCCAGGTTCCTCTCCCCAGAGTCTGTCTCCATAATACAGAAGGTACCAGCACTgatctctcctactctctctgtttttctctttctctctcagttcattaTTGTTAAATGGTatcatgttttttccccagttATTGCAGAAGGATCCTGGGAAGAGGCTGGGAGCAGGAGAGCTGGATGCCATTGAAGTGAAAAGACACAGATTCTTCCAGGtgagctttctttctttttttctttctctctttctctctttctttctttctttctttctttctttctttctttcttcccatTACTTTCCCTGATATGTGACTTTCATACGTTTAACAGAAAAATCAAAACCCCTTTTAGCTTATGAAAGCaacatgttttcctttttactcTCATTCTTTATGAGGAACTTACTCTGGAGATGACTCTAGTGAGGTTTCATCATATTCTTTCTCTGCATGAAAGCCCAGGTGTTTCCCATAATCCTTTTGTTCTGACCATGCTGTACTGTGGGTCCTATAGGGTGTTGACTGGGATGCACTGTTAGCCAAGCGTGTCAAGCCTCCATTCCTGCCGACCATCAAAACTCCTGGAGATGTCAGTAACTTTGATGAGGAGTTCACGCGGCTCAAACCCATACTGACACCTCCACAAACCCCCTGCCCCATCACAACAGAGCAGCAACAGATTTTTGCCGATTTTGACTTCTCTTGTCTAGACTGACAGCCTTCGAGcaaacctgacacacacacatgcacaatcacTGTGTCACCCAGACTGAGGAATGGGGTGTGTATGTCTTTCTCTTGGTAACTTTATCTGTTTGTTACTCTAGCTGTGTTTTAGGGAGAAACTAACTGCCAGGGATCATGTGTTGGCTGTGATTGGCCAACCTTAACTCCTCCTCTCAAGCCCTGACTTTTCAGTCGTTACAGTTGGACAGAAAGGAAGCCATTGACTGATGACACTTCCAGCTGTGGGACTGGTTAGGAGTCCGATCATCACTGTTAGAAGGTCTCACCCCACCCTGCCAGTGCTtgagctgtgattggctgattgtGTATGCTCAAAGTGTGTCTGAACCCTAAATCTCTATGCCTTGTTGTGCTCTACTTCTGGTGACCGACAGCACTTAACATTTGTGTTCTAGCCTAATTGAACTACATCCAGTTCAGCTAATGAGTTGTACTGAACAAACCAAGAGCTTATGGAGAGCATGTTGAATTAGATGTACGGACAATAGAACACAACTGTACTCTATTTTTGGTTCCTGGACAGTAAGtgcaaaacactacactgaattttttttttaactgtttttcttgttctctcttgtttttgtcataatggcattctctgtttgtattttgtttttctaaagaGCCATGTATGACAGGTATATTTTTCTAGCCACTCTTTGTTTATTCACTGTGCCACCAATATGGTTAAAGGCCTTCCTAATGTTTAGTGCTGTAAAGCCAAACCCATACTTGCACTGTGAATGTACTTTGTGTCTAAATGAGATAGCCTATTATGTGTTTTTGAGCAAAATTCGACTTAGTTTACATATCTGTGGGGGATTTTTCCCCGTCTCTGCAATGTTGATGATCATCTGAAGGACATCTgatgttggatttttttttttcctgtggacAGCATCCCAATTTCTCTCTAATGACATCAAAGTGCATTTTAAAAACCTAAACACTTATATTTAAATCTCACCAAACTTACTGTGGTGTGCACAAACTGATGTTAACAAGAGTAAATCTTCAAAGATGTTACAGTGGACAGTCTGCTAGAATGTGCAAGgtattttagtttttgtttgttgttgttcttgttgttagcaccactgaaaatgaatatcAGTGCTACATTAACCAGTGGTGGCTACATCTGTCTCAGTAACCAAATACACATGCCTTCTCTAAGCCTTCTCATATAACAAGTATGCAAGATATCAAAATAGTGAAACTTTTAAAGCTGCAGGTCAAAAACTTTGAAATGAGGGGTTTGTTTTCATCATGTACTAAGTGAGGTATGTTGTTTGTAGACTTGACACTGTTGTGAGTTGGTCAGAGTGGCCCAGACCATGTCACACAAACAAGAATTGTATGGTAATGAATGATTGCTACATCACTATATTATTACTATATTTCCAAGTATGTGTCTATATAGTATTTAAGTCTGATCTGATATTGAACGAACTACTTCTGAAACGTTTGAAGGTTTAAAGTGAAGGACAAATGAGAGCGGTGTCAGAAAAAAAGCCATATAATATTTGGCTTTCAGTATAGTTGTTACTTCATCAAGAAtattagaatttttttctttattttctttgatgttGAGCTCTGGTCTAATCTGAAGGTAAATAATTGTTGCTTTGCTCTTTTGCTCTTTGTCCTGTTTGTTAATGTCTGTTCAAGCGTTGTTTGTATCCTGTTAAAATATCATGAAGTTTGAATACTCCAAAGAATAGAAACTGACCAGTGTCTCCTTGGATTCTCAGCATGGCATTTCTGGCAAATTCAACATGTAGCAGAATATCCTATATATGACAATTTAGAATTGTACTTATTTCCTGAGTAAACACTTTAAAAAGCTCTCCTTTTGAGAGTATAAGGAATTCAGTACTGGTCGAATCCATTTTTGCATTTACTTTAGgcaacattgtttgtttgttgtcgtCTGGTGTATGTCTAATCTATGTGGTCTACTGCTGATGTActactgtgaaaaaaacaaacagtttaatgtatttaaatgaGACTTGCCCTTTAAACACTACAGATGAagacaatgtaaataaatgtgGGATTAATGCAGGTAATATACGGAGATGAAtgtattttcagaaataaaaaatacaaagtaactgattttgtttttgtttattgaggAATACTGAAGATGCAAATgatatatgaaaacaaacaaacaaacaattcaatAAATATTGCATGTCACGTAGAAATAATATTTGCATAAGATACTTTAAAGAAAGCTGTTCATAAAATCATCTACAACAGCTTAGAGCAAATAGTatgacagaattaaaaaaacaaacaaaacaaagtgcaAACAGTATCAGTAAtgttcacacgcacacacgcattaATAAATACAATGAATAACACAattattgctttttatttttaaataaactaataTTGCACAAAGGATATTCTAACTTTCACTATCAGGGTTGCACTGTACAGACTCCATTGCTCTCACATACAAGACAAATCTCTTTAAGTTCTCTATCATCATTTTTAGAGTACTGAAAATTACATGATTGTCGCATGCTCTCTTATGGAAACGGATggattttcacttttctttacTCCTTTAAAATCACTTACTGATATGCATTACAAAAGGAAAAGTCCCGTTTATAAGAAGTAAACAGACGTGACATCTGATCCGTCTTAGTGAACTGCTGTAAGGTAGAGAAGACACTGTAGTGAGATTAGCATTCTACCAGGCTCTCATTAAGATTGATGTTTGATCTCTACAGGCAGCATGCTTTGGGAGCCTCGTTATGGAATGATATGAGTTTGTATACCCATGAAACAAAACTAATCCCCACTTAATGTATTAATTCACAAGTACATCAAACCAACCACTCATTGTATAAAATGCATAAGGGGCTAAATCCAAGGATGACAAAATATTGTAGGAAATATTGCCAGGAAAATTACTTTCACTAGCCTGGAGGAGATATAGGAAAAGTGATATTGAAACACAAAGTCTCCCTATGCACAAAAAGTGTCCATAAATCCACAAAGAGTCATTAACAGTTTCACTGccataaaatgtaattttacgTAGTTATGAAAATATCTCTTTGATCATCATCTCTTCATTTGGACCCTGTTATCCATAGAAGGGCAGCTTTACATTTGTAACAGACCATCCTCTTCAACCTCCTATACAGTATGTTGCAAATCATAGTTATTGATATTATACACAATATTGAAAAGCCTGCCTCACAAGggaattgtttgttttaatattttaatatttcatcaaCTGAATGTGCTTGTCTGATTAGTCCCTGTACTCATCTTTTGACCTCAACTCCAAATGAGGCTTAATAAATAAtaaccctgtgtgtctgtctgcatgtgcaaactttgtgtttgtgtgtgtgtgtgtgtgtgtgtgtgtgtgtgtgttgacaaaGCAGGAGATGAAGCCAAGGGCCATCTCAATTTGTTACTTTCTCTGTTTTGGACACAACATCAAGATACCTAACCATACCCAAGACGAAGAGAAAATCTACTCTGACTGAAAAGCAGGCACTCAGAGGAACTGCTGTGTTTTAATTACCAACCATTTACTCCTCACTGCTCGGGACAGGAAGGTGTAAAAATGGTATTTTAAGACTGGTAAGACACAGACTGAACAAATCCGGATGAGGGGCATGGTCAAATAGGGTTACTACCCTGTCTGAAGTACACCTGCTCCCAGACCACAGTCCCCCATATGCAGAAAAAACCCCAGAGGTTATGTAGGACGCCGCGGTCAAAGGGGTTTTCATCAGCGCCGCAGTGTTTGAGGTAGGAAATGCGCTGGCGGGACATAAACTCCCAGGTGGTGGTGTTTAGAGAGACCAAGTACAGATGAGACCCCAGCAACAATAACACTGTCAATGCCAGGACAGCCACAACCGCTGTTGTCCCCAGCAACACGCCGTTCGCACGTAGCCACAACTGCCAGGTAGAGGTATAGGTGAAGCCCGAACTGCCCacatcagagagggagagagatcaaaTAAAGGAATCAGTATACtcaagtgtctgtctgtgtgtgtatgagcttAGGCAGGTAACCCTAATCTAATGGAGAATGAGTATAAGCTTTTAGTCCAACTCTACTCAAACAcagattcatacacacacacacacacacacacacagacctgatcCAGCTAACGCAGACCCCACAGAGCCTCTGAATAGCAAAGTGACATGTCCTGGATTTAACTCCATAAAGAGAGGTTGACTTCCTCCAGACTTAACTGTATGTGTTGTCTAATACAGCATTGCTTGAATGCTGAAACAACTGGTGCTTTGAGGCTTTTATTGCCTTAAAGTCTTCAACATTTCAAAAGTAATTTTGTGGTTACAAGCTTTCTCTTATGTTTTCAGGACCTTGCTATCAAATCATTTTTGCTACACTAGTTAAATAGACTTTTTAGTATCCACTATCAGAATttgtattcatattcattttaaagcagCACTACCCTAAGTGCTATCCTCTGGAGCAGCCTTGGTCCACTACCACTGGAAATTATGCTCTGAATGTCCAGCACTCACCATGCCATGTGTAGACCCCAGATCAGCACAATTAGTTGGACAGCCAGGTACAACACAAACCAGCGATGATTCCTCTCCCCAACACAATTCTCAATCCATGGGCAGTGGTGGTCATAGCGACGCACACAGTGTTGGCATGTCTGGCAGTGCTTGGATCTCATTGGCTGCTGCTCAACAACATAGGTGGAAAATGACTGGTGGTTACTTCAATCAGATGAAATacgctgttttatttttcagttcaaaaCAATAAGGGTTATTGTTACTGAGTCCATGAAAAAGGCAGTCAAGTGGCTGTTGTGTATTCACTTATGACTTACATTATTACATGTacgtgtatgtttgagtgtgtgtgggtgtgtgcgtgtgtgtctgtgcgtgcgcatgtgtttgtgtgtgtctgtgcgtgtgtgtgtatgtttgagtgtgtgtgtgtgtgtgtgtgtgtgtgtgtgtgtgtgtgtgtgtgtgtgtgtgtgtgtgtgtgggtgggtgggtgggtgtgggggtgcaTGTACCTGCAGTAGGCAGTGGCCACAGCGACGCTGTCGTagagattttgtgttttgtggaaTCATGTCCTGTTGCTCCTCAGTTACACCCAGGGTGAACTGTCATACAGAGAAACATGATCAGAAATTCAGAGACGAAAAGAACAAAACTGGGCAGAAATGTGCAATTCCTTATGTAATATAACATAATTATCTTGAAAGAATAACTACATAATAACTACATATAGCTGTCCATTTAAAACTGATCAAATAATTTGtcaatatttttcattaaaagaaaaaaaaacactgatccaAAAGGAAAATACCAAGCAATTACACATAGTGCTAAAATATTTCTACCTGCATGTCTGCATCATCAGACAGAACAAATCCAGGGTCCATGAGAGAAACTGCAAAATACAGCAGGACTGAGACCAGGACCAgcagcacaaacaaaactggTACCACTAGCTCCCCGGTCTCCTCTTGCTTTCGGAgatctgaaagacaaaaaaaatgtattgtcttGTGTTGCTCCTGGGCTTTCTTGACCTCCTTTACTCCAGAGACAGCTCTGGGTGCCTCTACAGTTTTAATAAGCCATTGTATAACTGTCCAATCACGCTGGACATGGTCACTAACAGCTGGAGCCGGACAGTTGGAGTTTAAACATTTTAGAATTAGGAAACATGCATGCATACTATTTGTAATGGAAGACAGAAACGCAGTCCAGTCCGATTCTTGATCCATGTAACCAGTGAGTGTCTATGTCATATTTGGTACTGTGCGGTAAGGTGGCGAACGTTGCCTTGATAGCTGCATTAATGAATGGTTTGTAATATGTTTCTGTTCAGATCTCAGATAAATCAAGTTCTACGGTAGAAAGGTTGCCATAGGTAACCACAAATCATAAAGACTTACCGGTGTCGTGGAGAAACAGGATCAGCGTAATAACCCATGTCAACATAACATGCGCCGTTCTCACAAGGAATCCCGACCcgaacacatttttaaacatccTAGCATTCTTAAACTTGATAGTTCACTAAGCTAAATGCATTTGTCAAAGCAACCTGCACGTTAACCTCCAGGGTAAgttgtaaaatacattttaatcgCTATTACTGTAGGAGCAATCAGGCGTAACGATGGATGGTTAGCAACAAATCAAGCTTACGGCCCCATCTCGCATTATTTTGCACTCGATTAACTGCATATAACACTCTATCGATATAAAATGTCACGACCAGTTACAAATATCTGGACAGATACAAAACCTAAATTACGTTACGAGTCCTGAGGAATTCTCAGTGTCAATCTCTGAGCTGTATTAAGCTTGTTTATATTGTTGTTCCGCTTGTTGTCAGTCAGTCaatttctgtgttttgattggccAGCAGGGTCCATGTGACCCACAACCACAGAGACTCTATTCTGACAGGAGAGATTGGTTGGGAAATCAACTACGGTGCTACTTCCTTCGGCCATCGAATTTTCTTTAACTGAATACACGTCATCCAGTCAATCGTAAAACGCGTTTTTTTTCTCGCAATCCGTTAATACTTGTTGACGGCACATCTGACTGCTCCGATGATAGGCTACATGCAGCGGCCGAGGAAATTGTCGTTGGCACTGAGATGTTTGGCACCAGGTGGCTTTATAAGCTGAGAGGAAAACTGGGAAATGTCTAATCACTTTAAACCTTGAACAAAATATTCATGGTTATTAAATGTACGTGTAG is a window of Chanos chanos chromosome 10, fChaCha1.1, whole genome shotgun sequence DNA encoding:
- the zdhhc12b gene encoding palmitoyltransferase ZDHHC12-B, with amino-acid sequence MFKNVFGSGFLVRTAHVMLTWVITLILFLHDTDLRKQEETGELVVPVLFVLLVLVSVLLYFAVSLMDPGFVLSDDADMQFTLGVTEEQQDMIPQNTKSLRQRRCGHCLLQQPMRSKHCQTCQHCVRRYDHHCPWIENCVGERNHRWFVLYLAVQLIVLIWGLHMACSGFTYTSTWQLWLRANGVLLGTTAVVAVLALTVLLLLGSHLYLVSLNTTTWEFMSRQRISYLKHCGADENPFDRGVLHNLWGFFCIWGTVVWEQVYFRQGSNPI